A single genomic interval of Cervus elaphus chromosome 19, mCerEla1.1, whole genome shotgun sequence harbors:
- the EIF4A2 gene encoding eukaryotic initiation factor 4A-II isoform X1 — translation MSGGSADYNSREHGGPEGMDPDGVIESNWNEIVDNFDDMNLKESLLRGIYAYGFEKPSAIQQRAIIPCIKGYDVIAQAQSGTGKTATFAISILQQLEIEFKETQALVLAPTRELAQQIQKVILALGDYMGATCHACIGGTNVRNEMQKLQAEAPHIVVGTPGRVFDMLNRRYLSPKWIKMFVLDEADEMLSRGFKDQIYEIFQKLNTSIQVVLLSATMPTDVLEVTKKFMRDPIRILVKKEELTLEGIKQFYINVEREEWKLDTLCDLYETLTITQAVIFLNTRRKVDWLTEKMHARDFTVSALHGDMDQKERDVIMREFRSGSSRVLITTDLLARGIDVQQVSLVINYDLPTNRENYIHRIGRGGRFGRKGVAINFVTEEDKRILRDIETFYNTTVEEMPMNVADLI, via the exons ATGTCTGGTGGCTCCGCGGATTATAACAG CAGAGAACATGGCGGCCCAGAGGGAATGGACCCCGATGGTGTCATCGAG agCAACTGGAATGAGATTGTTGATAACTTTGATGATATGAACTTAAAGGAGTCTCTTCTTCGGGGCATCTATGCTTATGGTTTTGAGAAGCCATCAGCTATTCAGCAGAGAGCTATTATTCCATGTATTAAAG GGTATGATGTGATTGCTCAAGCTCAGTCAGGTACTGGCAAGACAGCCACATTTGCTATTTCCATCCTGCAACAGTTGGAGATTGAGTTCAAGGAGACCCAAGCACTAGTATTGGCCCCCACCAGAGAACTGGCTCAACAG ATCCAAAAGGTAATTCTGGCACTTGGAGATTATATGGGAGCAACTTGTCATGCCTGCATTGGTGGAACAAATGTtcgaaatgaaatgcaaaaactGCAGGCTGAAGCACCACATATTGTTGTTGGGACACCAGGGAGAGTGTTCGATATGTTAAACAGAAGATATCTCT ctcCAAAATGGATCAAAATGTTCGTTTTGGATGAAGCAGATGAAATGCTGAGCCGAGGGTTTAAGGATCAAATCTATGAGattttccaaaaattaaataCTAGTATTCAG GTggtgttgctttctgccacaatGCCAACGGATGTGTTGGAAGTGACCAAAAAATTCATGAGAGATCCAATTCGAATTTTGGTGAAAAAGGAAGAATTGACCCTTGAAGGAATCAAACAGTTTTATATTAATGTTGAAAGAGAG GAATGGAAGTTGGATACACTTTGTGACTTGTACGAGACACTGACAATTACACAGGCTGTTATTTTTCTCAATACAAGGCGCAAGGTGGACTGGCTCACAGAGAAAATGCATGCCAGGGACTTCACAGTTTCTGCCCTG CATGGTGACatggaccagaaagaaagagaTGTTATTATGAGGGAATTTCGATCAGGGTCAAGCCGTGTTTTGATCACTACTGACTTGTTG GCTCGTGGAATTGATGTGCAACAAGTGTCATTGGTTATAAACTATGATCTACCTACCAATCGTGAAAACTATATTCACAG AATTGGCAGAGGGGGTCGATTTGGGAGGAAAGGTGTGGCTATAAACTTTGTTACTGAAGAAGACAAGAGGATTCTTCGTGACATTGAGACTTTCTACAATACTACAGTGGAGGAAATGCCAATGAATGTGGCCGACCTTATTTAA
- the EIF4A2 gene encoding eukaryotic initiation factor 4A-II isoform X2, with amino-acid sequence MSGGSADYNREHGGPEGMDPDGVIESNWNEIVDNFDDMNLKESLLRGIYAYGFEKPSAIQQRAIIPCIKGYDVIAQAQSGTGKTATFAISILQQLEIEFKETQALVLAPTRELAQQIQKVILALGDYMGATCHACIGGTNVRNEMQKLQAEAPHIVVGTPGRVFDMLNRRYLSPKWIKMFVLDEADEMLSRGFKDQIYEIFQKLNTSIQVVLLSATMPTDVLEVTKKFMRDPIRILVKKEELTLEGIKQFYINVEREEWKLDTLCDLYETLTITQAVIFLNTRRKVDWLTEKMHARDFTVSALHGDMDQKERDVIMREFRSGSSRVLITTDLLARGIDVQQVSLVINYDLPTNRENYIHRIGRGGRFGRKGVAINFVTEEDKRILRDIETFYNTTVEEMPMNVADLI; translated from the exons ATGTCTGGTGGCTCCGCGGATTATAACAG AGAACATGGCGGCCCAGAGGGAATGGACCCCGATGGTGTCATCGAG agCAACTGGAATGAGATTGTTGATAACTTTGATGATATGAACTTAAAGGAGTCTCTTCTTCGGGGCATCTATGCTTATGGTTTTGAGAAGCCATCAGCTATTCAGCAGAGAGCTATTATTCCATGTATTAAAG GGTATGATGTGATTGCTCAAGCTCAGTCAGGTACTGGCAAGACAGCCACATTTGCTATTTCCATCCTGCAACAGTTGGAGATTGAGTTCAAGGAGACCCAAGCACTAGTATTGGCCCCCACCAGAGAACTGGCTCAACAG ATCCAAAAGGTAATTCTGGCACTTGGAGATTATATGGGAGCAACTTGTCATGCCTGCATTGGTGGAACAAATGTtcgaaatgaaatgcaaaaactGCAGGCTGAAGCACCACATATTGTTGTTGGGACACCAGGGAGAGTGTTCGATATGTTAAACAGAAGATATCTCT ctcCAAAATGGATCAAAATGTTCGTTTTGGATGAAGCAGATGAAATGCTGAGCCGAGGGTTTAAGGATCAAATCTATGAGattttccaaaaattaaataCTAGTATTCAG GTggtgttgctttctgccacaatGCCAACGGATGTGTTGGAAGTGACCAAAAAATTCATGAGAGATCCAATTCGAATTTTGGTGAAAAAGGAAGAATTGACCCTTGAAGGAATCAAACAGTTTTATATTAATGTTGAAAGAGAG GAATGGAAGTTGGATACACTTTGTGACTTGTACGAGACACTGACAATTACACAGGCTGTTATTTTTCTCAATACAAGGCGCAAGGTGGACTGGCTCACAGAGAAAATGCATGCCAGGGACTTCACAGTTTCTGCCCTG CATGGTGACatggaccagaaagaaagagaTGTTATTATGAGGGAATTTCGATCAGGGTCAAGCCGTGTTTTGATCACTACTGACTTGTTG GCTCGTGGAATTGATGTGCAACAAGTGTCATTGGTTATAAACTATGATCTACCTACCAATCGTGAAAACTATATTCACAG AATTGGCAGAGGGGGTCGATTTGGGAGGAAAGGTGTGGCTATAAACTTTGTTACTGAAGAAGACAAGAGGATTCTTCGTGACATTGAGACTTTCTACAATACTACAGTGGAGGAAATGCCAATGAATGTGGCCGACCTTATTTAA